Proteins from a genomic interval of Chanodichthys erythropterus isolate Z2021 chromosome 8, ASM2448905v1, whole genome shotgun sequence:
- the LOC137024973 gene encoding gastrula zinc finger protein XlCGF57.1-like has translation MAFNKVESEDMRIEEAFRVKHEDTETQTKMSFIKEESEDMKIEETFSVKQEDTEEQTDLMALKEESQELNAMEEKRHYEKHHDVRTGDKSVQSEKTSSRKRAQKIESNTSFTCCQCGMSFNHKQNLEIHMRVHTGEKPFTCQQCGKSFTQKQNLTVHMRVHTGEKPYTCSQCGQSFMHKKNLDIHMRNHTGEKPFTCDQCGKSFSREVTLNCHMRIHTGKNCFICNYCGKSFTQKGNLNIHIRVHTGEKHYTCSQCGMNFTYKPTLDSHMMLHTGESPYPCKLCGKGFSQKQNLKTHMRTHTGEKPFTCDQCGKRFARKITLNYHMRIHSRENCFICHQCGKSFPDMERLNMHIIIHSG, from the exons ATGGCATTTAATAAAGTGGAGAGTGAAGACATGAGGATTGAAGAAGCATTCAGAGTGAAACACGAAGACACTGAGACACAAACAAAGATGtcgtttattaaagaggagagtgaagatatgaagattgaagaaacattcagtgtgaaacaagaagatactgaggaacaaacag ACTTGATGGCATTGAAAGAGGAGAGTCAAGAACTGAATGCAATGGAAGAGAAACGACACTATGAAAAACATCATGATGTCAGGACTGGGGATAAATCTGTACAGTCTGAAAAGACATCCTCAAGAAAAAGAGCTCAGAAGATCGAATCTAACACTTCTTTTACTTGCTGTCAATGTGGAATGAGTTTCAATCACAAACAAAACCTTGAAatccacatgagagttcacactggcgagaagcctttcacatgccaacagtgtggaaagagtttcactcaaAAACAGAACCTTACagtccacatgagagttcatactggagagaagccttataCTTGCTCTCAGTGTGGACAGAGTTTTATGCATAAAAAGAATCTTGATATCCACATGAGAAATCACACTGGTGAGAAGCCGtttacatgtgatcagtgtggaaaaagtttctcACGTGAAGTAACCCTTAATtgccacatgagaattcataccGGAAAgaattgttttatatgtaattactgtggaaagagtttcactcaaaaaggaaaccttaataTACACAtaagagttcacactggagagaagcatTACACATGCTCTCAGTGCGGAATGAATTTCACATATAAACCAACCCTTGATTCCCATATGATgcttcacactggagagagtcCTTACCCTTGCAAACTGTGTGGGAAGGGCTTCTctcaaaaacaaaatcttaagactcacatgagaactcacactggTGAGAAGCCATtcacgtgtgatcagtgtggaaagagattTGCACGTAAAATAACTCTAAATTATCACATGAGGATTCACTCAAGAGAGAACTGTTTTATATgtcatcagtgtggaaagagtttcccaGACATGGAACGCCTTAACATGCACATAATAATTCACTCTGGATAG